A genomic window from Sphingobacterium spiritivorum includes:
- a CDS encoding LamG-like jellyroll fold domain-containing protein, with product MNCKNIYISFATIAFASLALLFSCSKYDNPGPNFEEYELPPDTVVQRKVLLISIDGTVGKELKEIMPETIKSLIPNSKYSFRAIVGENTGDAPTWTSLMVGQTSATHHISNDDYLPEQGEDEHAELVYPTSFINRIEKLTPEKKTYAISQSTGLANVLLLDADESALAANDEDAKNKAVDYLKNRNVDIMVLQLTDVIKAGVNSSFSASSPEYVAAVKKDDQYVGEIINALKARANYKYEDWLIILTSNHGGTGNTYGGSSFQERNSFTLYHNPNFASSELNGEMITPVNFYGFDGSETNSPTEGVRARNANIGTTEDDYNPAKTKQLTIAAKIKINKNKARGDYYFDVPPFLSKTNARTGQTPGWSFFRNGNGVSFFTADGSVKNEMKVDNISRNGEWAHITGVIYQEGENVVSKFYLNGVLSATQSNKMDITKVLSPSALTFGFQGSTFFNQYVDFYMCDVMIFNKSLEETEVRALANKMGIAESDSYYANLKGYWPMQDNDKSGKFKNAISGKPDITLQGKYSYKVSANTLPFVDANKSILFQDIDITPQVYYWMGVKTQDTWKLEGSVFLNKFEVEFLK from the coding sequence ATGAACTGTAAAAATATATACATCTCTTTTGCAACAATAGCATTTGCTTCCTTGGCACTGCTTTTCAGTTGTTCAAAATATGACAATCCCGGGCCGAATTTTGAAGAATATGAACTGCCACCGGATACCGTTGTACAGCGCAAAGTATTATTAATCTCTATAGATGGTACCGTAGGTAAGGAATTGAAAGAAATCATGCCCGAAACGATCAAATCTCTTATTCCTAACAGTAAGTATTCTTTCAGAGCAATAGTCGGTGAAAATACAGGTGATGCACCTACCTGGACGAGTCTGATGGTTGGTCAGACTTCAGCGACACATCATATCAGTAATGACGATTATTTACCTGAGCAGGGAGAGGATGAACATGCGGAATTAGTTTATCCGACTTCTTTTATAAACAGAATTGAGAAACTAACGCCGGAGAAAAAAACATATGCAATTTCTCAATCCACCGGTTTAGCTAATGTTTTGCTGCTGGACGCTGATGAAAGTGCTTTGGCGGCAAATGATGAAGATGCCAAAAATAAGGCCGTTGATTATCTGAAAAACAGAAATGTAGACATTATGGTTTTGCAGCTTACAGATGTCATCAAAGCGGGAGTAAATTCCTCTTTTTCGGCAAGTAGTCCGGAGTATGTGGCAGCAGTCAAAAAAGATGATCAATATGTAGGAGAAATTATCAATGCCCTTAAAGCAAGAGCCAACTATAAATACGAAGACTGGTTAATTATCCTTACATCCAATCACGGAGGTACGGGGAATACGTATGGAGGAAGCTCTTTCCAGGAGCGTAATTCTTTCACATTATATCATAATCCCAATTTTGCTTCCTCAGAGCTTAATGGCGAAATGATCACTCCTGTCAATTTCTACGGTTTCGATGGCAGTGAAACCAATTCACCGACAGAAGGAGTAAGAGCACGGAATGCGAATATAGGAACTACAGAAGATGATTATAATCCTGCTAAAACCAAGCAACTGACCATTGCAGCTAAAATCAAGATCAATAAGAATAAAGCACGGGGTGATTATTATTTTGACGTTCCTCCCTTCCTGAGTAAGACAAATGCCAGGACCGGGCAGACGCCGGGATGGTCATTCTTTAGAAATGGAAACGGTGTTTCTTTCTTTACAGCGGACGGCAGCGTAAAAAATGAAATGAAAGTAGATAATATATCACGTAACGGAGAGTGGGCACATATCACAGGAGTTATATATCAGGAAGGTGAAAATGTAGTGTCTAAATTTTATCTCAACGGAGTATTATCCGCCACGCAATCCAATAAAATGGATATTACAAAAGTATTATCCCCTAGTGCACTGACATTCGGTTTTCAGGGATCTACTTTCTTCAATCAGTATGTGGATTTCTATATGTGTGATGTCATGATTTTCAACAAGAGCCTGGAAGAAACAGAAGTGCGGGCTCTTGCCAATAAAATGGGTATTGCAGAAAGCGATTCCTATTACGCTAACCTGAAAGGCTACTGGCCGATGCAGGACAATGACAAGAGCGGCAAATTTAAAAATGCTATTTCCGGAAAACCTGATATTACCCTTCAGGGAAAGTACAGTTATAAAGTTTCGGCGAATACCTTACCTTTTGTAGATGCAAATAAAAGTATACTGTTTCAGGATATTGACATTACTCCGCAGGTCTATTACTGGATGGGAGTAAAAACTCAGGATACATGGAAATTGGAAGGAAGTGTTTTCTTAAACAAATTTGAAGTAGAGTTTTTAAAATAG
- a CDS encoding M60 family metallopeptidase, producing the protein MKKSNIKIFIALCIGTLLLSCKKYGYDFQDGHQDGDQDPSAIDTTMFVADKSLYDRARVFPGLVGENVPRIKDTTVIIDMNKNVISSRDYKISVAPQAIYSTGLYAPPGENVKITVPEGLIGLTVQIGAHMDNLTGKETLKRDPVIYTVKELAPGVNYVRNLYGGTIWVRSNVARPIPVNLKFSGPVRASDFVHGQSDIAAWKKDVLANNVPWLEIRGKHMVMTVPRANVVTFINQGRFNDLNEVMAEWNIVYEKDYYDWMGLSATAAEVKNRYPEFPQRVVLDIQPSLGYAHSGFPWVAQNDLQWLDELTNLTTIHNGNSWGSYHEVGHNFQQTSTWSWSDLGETSNNLFIFNGGHRRGNATILNFHPALKTAIPTALTFAASLTGKNFSNLDGVIADGEAPFFRLTPFLQLFDKIQGKNGESGWAFMTYLYNKSRNSDYQFSLDQAKRDYFYRSLCEFTGRDYYRFMVAWGMAVSNVAKKEMRAKYPPMEMTTWTYDPIKKTGGNSAMNPKYDLPSSPFEYTSNMATATNESTGKFTAINDGSITTYWHTCYSSCNPVTSLPVTITIDMKTAGEIRGFFIQNRQGNTYATRVKVYTSADNITWTQQGDYKLAQSSEATAQRNARRDFYFPALVEPRYIKFEFPDKNLGGENHVALAELGVFFDIN; encoded by the coding sequence ATGAAAAAGAGCAATATTAAAATATTCATAGCATTGTGCATAGGGACTTTATTATTGTCCTGTAAAAAGTATGGATATGATTTCCAGGATGGGCATCAGGATGGAGATCAGGATCCTTCAGCAATAGATACTACAATGTTTGTCGCAGACAAAAGCTTGTACGATCGTGCCCGTGTATTTCCGGGTCTGGTAGGGGAGAATGTACCACGTATCAAAGATACAACTGTCATCATAGACATGAATAAGAATGTCATTTCCTCCAGAGACTACAAGATCAGTGTAGCTCCTCAGGCCATATACAGTACAGGATTGTATGCCCCTCCCGGTGAAAATGTCAAGATCACCGTACCGGAGGGACTTATCGGACTGACTGTGCAGATAGGAGCACACATGGACAATCTGACTGGGAAGGAAACATTAAAACGGGATCCGGTGATCTATACCGTTAAAGAGCTTGCTCCGGGAGTCAACTATGTGCGTAATCTGTATGGTGGTACCATATGGGTACGTTCCAATGTGGCGCGTCCAATCCCGGTAAACTTAAAATTCAGTGGTCCTGTAAGAGCTTCAGATTTTGTTCACGGACAGAGCGATATTGCAGCATGGAAAAAAGATGTATTGGCGAATAATGTTCCGTGGTTAGAAATCCGGGGTAAACATATGGTGATGACAGTTCCGCGTGCGAATGTAGTTACTTTCATTAATCAGGGACGATTCAATGATCTTAATGAGGTAATGGCCGAATGGAATATCGTATATGAGAAAGATTATTACGACTGGATGGGACTGAGTGCCACCGCTGCAGAAGTGAAAAACCGTTATCCGGAATTTCCTCAACGTGTTGTACTGGATATACAACCTTCGCTGGGATATGCACATAGTGGTTTCCCTTGGGTAGCACAGAATGATCTGCAGTGGTTAGATGAGCTGACCAATCTGACGACCATACACAATGGTAATTCATGGGGATCTTATCATGAAGTCGGGCACAACTTTCAGCAGACTTCTACATGGAGCTGGTCAGATCTTGGAGAAACATCCAATAACCTGTTTATTTTTAACGGAGGACATAGAAGAGGTAATGCAACTATCCTCAATTTTCACCCGGCACTAAAGACAGCTATACCAACAGCATTGACTTTTGCAGCTTCACTGACAGGAAAGAATTTCTCTAATCTGGATGGAGTAATTGCCGATGGAGAAGCTCCGTTTTTCAGATTGACACCTTTCCTGCAGCTATTTGATAAAATACAGGGAAAAAATGGAGAATCCGGATGGGCATTTATGACTTATTTATATAATAAATCCAGAAATTCAGACTATCAGTTCTCATTGGATCAGGCTAAAAGAGATTATTTCTACCGTTCATTATGTGAGTTTACAGGCCGTGATTACTACCGATTTATGGTAGCATGGGGAATGGCGGTCAGCAACGTAGCTAAGAAAGAGATGCGTGCCAAATATCCGCCAATGGAAATGACGACATGGACATACGACCCTATTAAAAAGACGGGAGGCAACTCTGCAATGAATCCAAAGTATGATCTGCCATCAAGTCCTTTTGAGTATACCTCTAACATGGCTACAGCAACTAATGAGAGTACCGGGAAATTTACGGCTATCAATGATGGTAGCATTACAACTTACTGGCACACCTGTTACAGCAGTTGTAATCCTGTTACTTCACTTCCGGTTACCATTACCATAGATATGAAAACTGCCGGAGAAATCAGAGGATTCTTTATTCAGAACAGACAAGGAAATACATATGCAACGCGTGTCAAAGTATATACCAGTGCCGATAATATCACCTGGACACAACAGGGAGACTATAAACTGGCACAATCAAGTGAAGCTACGGCACAACGAAATGCAAGAAGAGATTTTTACTTCCCTGCTTTAGTAGAGCCGAGATACATAAAATTTGAATTTCCGGATAAAAATCTGGGAGGTGAAAATCATGTGGCTTTGGCCGAGTTGGGTGTTTTCTTTGATATTAATTAA
- a CDS encoding DUF5008 domain-containing protein → MKYRYIQILGNLLLFMTISSILTVGCSKDNLVGENPYAGGKEPLGVSFKSKYADPESAFPGDLVTFEVKGLKQYEGKFDFFINSTAVGIEELTDSTVTIRIPEKISSGGATIKIGEQVFFGPTLKIEGSVSIDATFDIINGFNNTVLDILSDGGGYIVAGGFTDFEKSATKANPINGLQFLNSNGKASTNMTFGKGVNPFGNVNSILKMRDGSFIIGGNFVSMNQREAMKIAKLNSKGQLDTVIVEVINSTEDKKNDVDTVSAFNGGIESGTILKTFVTADNKIIAVGNFDRYSKVDYTYSSRKNYRYVYTPVRNVFRCDANGKLDSTFVYNNKGANGIVTSAIQQNDGKIVLVGQFTTYNDKPAKNIVRLNLDGTVDESFNVGSGADNSIVEITYDSAKDKIVLSGVFKNFNGTVANNVVFLNTNGSVDQSFRMREVEGGGVVYAKILSYGKVLVNGSFKKYDGINRSNLLILNMDGSADQRYNHIGSFNGVIYDAVETTSALGLPAVILGGFIFSVDGKATGNIVKLELNPNLN, encoded by the coding sequence ATGAAATACAGATATATACAGATTTTAGGAAATCTCCTTTTATTCATGACAATTAGTTCTATCCTAACTGTCGGATGTAGCAAAGATAATTTAGTCGGGGAGAATCCGTATGCCGGTGGTAAAGAACCTCTGGGCGTATCTTTCAAAAGTAAATATGCCGATCCCGAATCAGCATTTCCCGGAGATTTAGTGACATTTGAAGTCAAAGGATTGAAACAATACGAAGGAAAATTTGACTTTTTTATAAACAGTACAGCTGTTGGTATAGAAGAGCTGACAGACTCAACAGTCACGATCAGAATTCCTGAAAAAATCAGTTCAGGAGGAGCAACGATCAAAATAGGAGAACAGGTGTTCTTTGGTCCTACACTTAAGATAGAAGGAAGCGTCTCTATAGATGCAACATTTGACATTATCAACGGATTCAATAATACTGTACTCGATATTCTTTCTGATGGCGGAGGATATATTGTTGCGGGAGGATTTACAGATTTCGAAAAGTCAGCGACAAAAGCTAACCCTATCAATGGGTTACAATTTTTGAACAGTAATGGAAAAGCCAGTACAAATATGACTTTCGGAAAAGGAGTAAATCCATTTGGGAATGTCAACTCAATACTGAAGATGAGAGATGGTTCCTTTATTATCGGGGGCAATTTTGTAAGTATGAATCAGAGAGAAGCGATGAAAATTGCAAAGCTTAATTCAAAAGGCCAGCTGGATACCGTGATCGTAGAAGTTATCAATTCGACTGAAGACAAAAAGAACGATGTTGATACCGTATCTGCCTTTAATGGTGGAATAGAGTCCGGAACAATACTCAAAACATTCGTTACTGCAGATAATAAGATCATCGCCGTAGGAAACTTTGACCGCTATTCTAAAGTGGATTATACCTATTCATCCCGCAAAAATTATCGCTATGTCTATACACCTGTACGGAACGTGTTCAGATGTGATGCAAACGGAAAGCTGGATTCAACATTCGTATACAATAATAAAGGAGCAAACGGAATTGTAACCAGTGCCATTCAACAGAATGACGGAAAGATTGTTCTCGTAGGACAATTTACAACATATAATGACAAGCCTGCTAAAAATATTGTCCGTCTTAATCTGGACGGCACTGTTGACGAATCCTTCAATGTAGGGTCAGGGGCAGATAATAGTATTGTAGAGATAACATATGATTCGGCCAAAGATAAAATTGTACTGTCCGGTGTATTTAAAAACTTCAATGGTACAGTGGCTAATAATGTAGTTTTCCTCAATACAAATGGTAGCGTAGATCAGTCGTTCCGTATGCGTGAGGTTGAAGGTGGTGGTGTAGTATACGCCAAGATCCTGAGTTACGGAAAGGTGCTGGTAAACGGATCATTCAAGAAGTATGATGGTATTAACAGATCCAATCTTTTGATCCTAAATATGGACGGATCTGCCGATCAGCGCTATAATCATATCGGTAGTTTCAATGGTGTCATTTACGATGCTGTAGAGACGACTTCTGCTCTTGGATTACCGGCAGTAATATTAGGAGGATTTATATTTTCTGTAGATGGAAAAGCAACAGGGAATATTGTAAAATTAGAGTTAAACCCAAATCTGAACTAA
- a CDS encoding 3-keto-disaccharide hydrolase has protein sequence MIKKFMYSALAVASISAGLVSCNPTAKDGSATQDSVAKEEVHNPATQTIPEEYKDLIGRWDLTVDKNGKEAPSWIEIKLSGFNTLVGAYVGDSGSQRPVSHVILKDGKFSFAIPPQWEGGEGDFTIEGQLDAGNLKGTVTTNKNEKFTFTGVKAPYLNRTGEVKWGSPIALFNGKDLTGWKASAPENQWKVVDGVLTSEKAGANLISDQKFEDFKLTAEFRYKEGGNSGIYLRGRYEVQIEDSPKDKHPGALYFGGVYGFIAPNEMVTLGPNEWQKYEITLRGRLVTIVANGKTIISNQEIPGITGGALDSKEGEPGPIYLQGDHAPIEFRNITITPIL, from the coding sequence ATGATCAAAAAATTTATGTACAGCGCTCTGGCTGTGGCTTCAATCAGTGCCGGTCTGGTATCTTGTAATCCAACTGCCAAAGATGGTTCTGCTACTCAGGATTCAGTAGCCAAAGAAGAAGTGCACAATCCTGCGACACAGACTATTCCGGAAGAATACAAAGACCTTATCGGCAGATGGGATCTTACTGTTGATAAAAACGGCAAGGAGGCTCCTTCCTGGATTGAGATTAAACTTTCGGGATTCAATACATTGGTAGGTGCTTATGTTGGCGACAGCGGTAGTCAGCGCCCTGTCTCTCATGTTATTCTGAAAGATGGTAAGTTTTCCTTTGCTATTCCTCCTCAATGGGAAGGCGGCGAAGGTGATTTTACAATAGAGGGTCAGCTGGATGCGGGCAATCTGAAAGGTACTGTAACGACAAATAAGAATGAGAAGTTTACATTTACCGGAGTAAAAGCTCCTTACCTGAATCGTACAGGGGAAGTGAAGTGGGGATCTCCTATAGCACTTTTCAATGGTAAGGATCTGACCGGATGGAAAGCATCTGCACCGGAAAACCAATGGAAGGTGGTCGATGGTGTGCTGACAAGTGAAAAGGCGGGTGCAAACCTGATCAGTGATCAAAAATTCGAAGACTTTAAATTGACTGCCGAATTCAGATATAAGGAAGGTGGGAACAGTGGTATCTATCTTCGCGGACGCTACGAAGTTCAGATTGAAGATAGTCCGAAAGACAAACATCCGGGAGCACTTTATTTCGGTGGTGTATATGGTTTCATTGCTCCAAATGAGATGGTGACTTTAGGCCCTAATGAGTGGCAGAAATATGAAATCACTCTGCGTGGTCGTCTGGTAACTATAGTGGCTAATGGCAAAACTATTATCAGTAATCAAGAGATACCTGGTATCACGGGAGGGGCTCTGGATAGTAAAGAGGGTGAACCGGGACCTATCTATCTTCAAGGTGACCATGCTCCAATTGAATTCAGAAACATTACGATTACTCCTATTCTCTAG
- a CDS encoding TlpA family protein disulfide reductase produces MNKKTFHIILGIMTSLVLITGISLYALGNQVNELKTENTPLTEPDYTDSKTEIQALGKTDAVFKNAKGEKIVLKDIRNKVIFINMWATWCPPCKKEMPSLNNLYNKLKSNPNIVFIMMDVDGKLKQSTSYIKEKGFSLPNYIVEGNLPEEFSTNSIPTTIIIDKSGKMVTKHIGGVDFDHPEMLPFIQNLLK; encoded by the coding sequence ATGAACAAAAAAACATTCCATATTATTCTTGGGATCATGACTTCTTTGGTATTGATCACAGGAATCAGCCTCTACGCATTGGGCAATCAGGTTAACGAACTGAAAACAGAGAATACTCCTTTAACAGAGCCCGACTATACGGATAGCAAGACAGAGATACAGGCTCTAGGAAAGACTGATGCGGTATTTAAAAATGCAAAAGGCGAAAAGATTGTGTTAAAGGATATACGCAACAAAGTAATTTTTATAAATATGTGGGCCACATGGTGCCCTCCGTGTAAAAAGGAGATGCCTTCTCTAAACAATCTTTACAATAAACTTAAAAGTAATCCCAACATTGTATTTATTATGATGGATGTGGATGGCAAATTAAAACAATCAACCTCCTATATCAAGGAAAAGGGTTTTAGCCTGCCTAATTATATTGTAGAGGGTAATTTACCTGAAGAGTTCAGCACTAATTCGATCCCTACAACTATTATCATTGACAAATCGGGAAAGATGGTAACAAAACATATAGGAGGTGTTGATTTCGATCATCCTGAAATGCTCCCTTTTATTCAGAATCTCCTGAAATAG
- a CDS encoding LamG-like jellyroll fold domain-containing protein: protein MMKSNMFAIYAKRVCRIGSVIVASVIVMSCNKDFPNLLNEQPVNQNTEVGKPKVLYIIVDGLRGNAVLSSNVKNLTLMQKNALYTFNGLTDYKTNPMTNEIGWASMLTGVYQDKHKVTSSDLSTVDLKDYPTVFTRLKSIDKDATSSVFASSDPLVTYLGGAATAKKGFAGNDEEMSKAGLEELKSGKSDLIVMQFHGVDDAGQKSSYESTDAQYISAINKVDQKIGEAVEIIRNRPSYSSENWLIIVSSSKGGKVLDPTNDQTVFGDAVRNTFTMFYSPKFRRKLIAKLNTTDMPFVGNAVGLTYGEGTSTLATLENASQYNFANNKNFTVVFFFKYNEANAVWNYPVFFSKREEGFGGAGWNFFGESGKWGFNSSIGGQVFGPVVNDGNWHAVTVVVNRTTGSIKAYTDGVFNSTATTNGNNLDNTAPLRIGKIPGSSNNSARFTLSNLQIYNVAFTDEQVKNLSGITQVDPTHDQYANLIGYWPGYSDVGTARLKEKSGKGADFVLTGRYDWLNFSDKVDYFRSPLGGDFYHMVPNSVDVPFMIYQWFGTSDIYQWSLDGKGWTPNYILVRD, encoded by the coding sequence ATGATGAAAAGTAATATGTTTGCAATCTACGCAAAAAGAGTATGCCGGATCGGATCTGTCATTGTTGCTTCTGTAATCGTAATGAGCTGTAATAAAGATTTTCCGAATCTGTTAAACGAGCAGCCGGTCAATCAGAATACGGAAGTCGGAAAGCCTAAGGTACTTTATATCATAGTGGACGGGTTAAGAGGAAATGCAGTACTCAGTTCAAATGTCAAAAATCTGACTTTGATGCAAAAAAATGCACTTTACACGTTCAATGGTCTTACGGATTATAAAACAAATCCAATGACCAATGAGATTGGTTGGGCATCCATGCTGACAGGCGTGTATCAGGATAAGCATAAAGTCACTTCTTCGGATTTATCAACAGTAGATTTAAAAGATTATCCAACCGTGTTCACAAGGTTGAAAAGCATAGATAAGGATGCAACTTCCAGTGTATTTGCATCGTCGGATCCATTAGTGACATATCTCGGAGGAGCAGCTACTGCTAAAAAGGGATTTGCAGGAAATGATGAGGAAATGAGTAAAGCCGGACTGGAAGAATTAAAATCCGGAAAATCAGATCTTATCGTTATGCAGTTTCACGGAGTAGATGATGCCGGCCAGAAGTCATCTTATGAATCGACTGATGCACAATATATCAGTGCAATAAATAAAGTGGATCAGAAAATTGGAGAAGCTGTAGAAATCATCCGCAACAGACCCAGTTACAGCAGTGAAAACTGGTTAATTATTGTCAGTTCATCCAAAGGAGGGAAAGTTCTTGATCCAACCAACGATCAGACAGTATTTGGGGATGCAGTGAGAAACACATTCACGATGTTCTATTCCCCAAAATTCAGGCGTAAGCTTATCGCCAAGCTGAATACCACAGATATGCCTTTTGTGGGTAATGCAGTAGGTCTTACTTATGGAGAAGGAACATCGACATTAGCTACACTTGAAAATGCTTCCCAGTATAATTTTGCAAATAACAAAAACTTTACTGTGGTATTCTTTTTTAAATATAATGAAGCCAATGCGGTCTGGAATTATCCTGTTTTCTTCTCAAAAAGGGAAGAAGGATTTGGCGGAGCAGGTTGGAATTTCTTTGGTGAGAGCGGCAAGTGGGGATTTAACTCCTCCATCGGAGGGCAGGTCTTTGGACCAGTCGTAAATGACGGGAACTGGCATGCGGTAACTGTTGTTGTGAATCGGACAACCGGATCTATAAAAGCCTATACAGATGGTGTATTTAACAGTACAGCTACAACGAATGGCAATAATCTGGATAATACAGCACCTCTGCGTATCGGAAAAATACCCGGTAGTTCTAACAATAGTGCAAGATTTACCCTTTCTAACTTACAGATTTATAATGTGGCCTTTACAGACGAACAGGTTAAAAATCTGTCAGGGATAACACAAGTCGATCCGACACATGATCAGTATGCCAATCTTATCGGATACTGGCCGGGATACAGTGATGTAGGTACGGCAAGATTGAAAGAAAAAAGTGGTAAAGGGGCAGATTTTGTATTGACAGGCAGATATGACTGGCTGAATTTCAGTGATAAGGTAGATTATTTCAGATCACCTCTGGGTGGGGATTTTTATCATATGGTTCCTAATTCTGTAGATGTGCCTTTTATGATCTATCAGTGGTTTGGAACAAGTGATATTTATCAGTGGTCGCTGGACGGAAAAGGCTGGACACCTAACTATATATTGGTAAGAGATTAA
- a CDS encoding fasciclin domain-containing protein, whose amino-acid sequence MKLKNIFFPAIIFIIIGLSACKKEYYEETGKHDPNYNGTIWQYLQGRKDLFDTLTKVVEYAGMKDILDKESVTFFAPPDMSIVKAMKELNEYLVSRGQDTVTSYKQVDQSVWKDFLGMYIIKDKYVLKDFPQLDTINLETFGGQGYTSYSGRVMNIGVLYNDTKTVNSNGDIQIIKYSGYRQLYLNYVENYSSSNNLFSMTTGPVATSDIQPTNGVLHVLQFSRHIFGFQRLDFVRAAVDKGIKPLN is encoded by the coding sequence ATGAAACTAAAGAATATATTTTTTCCGGCCATTATTTTTATAATCATTGGTCTTAGCGCATGTAAAAAAGAATATTACGAAGAGACGGGGAAGCATGATCCTAACTACAATGGTACCATATGGCAATATCTGCAAGGCCGCAAAGACCTCTTTGATACATTGACCAAAGTAGTTGAATATGCGGGGATGAAAGACATTCTTGACAAAGAGAGTGTTACCTTCTTTGCTCCGCCTGATATGAGTATTGTGAAAGCGATGAAAGAACTCAATGAATATCTGGTAAGTCGCGGTCAGGATACGGTCACATCCTACAAACAGGTAGATCAATCTGTCTGGAAAGATTTTCTGGGTATGTATATCATTAAAGATAAATATGTATTAAAGGACTTTCCGCAATTGGATACAATTAATCTGGAAACTTTTGGCGGGCAGGGATATACGAGCTACTCCGGCAGGGTAATGAATATAGGGGTATTGTATAATGATACCAAGACTGTAAATTCTAACGGCGATATACAGATCATTAAATATAGCGGTTACAGACAGCTTTACCTTAATTATGTGGAGAACTATTCGTCATCTAATAATCTATTCAGTATGACAACAGGACCTGTTGCTACTTCCGATATTCAACCGACTAACGGAGTGCTCCATGTTCTGCAGTTCAGCCGGCATATTTTTGGATTTCAGCGTCTGGATTTTGTAAGAGCAGCAGTAGATAAAGGAATCAAACCTCTAAACTAA